The nucleotide sequence TCGGTCAGACGACTGACTGTCCGTATCACTTCCTGTGGCATGATGGTTCCCGGTATCGGATGATAACTCAGCGGCTGCTTACGCTTCCATTCCTCCAGCCGGCTACACCAGGAGGCAGCCACTTGCTGCTTCCAGTCGGTCAAATCAAGTTCAGCCAGCTTCTCGCACAGCAACGGCAACGACCAGCGCAAATCCCCCACCACCCGGCTGTCGGCACGGATATTTTTATTGATTTCTGCCGGATCAATATCAAAATGGATAATCTTCGCACCGGCGGCAAAATCATTAACAGAACCGGTAACCCGGTCATCAAACCTTACCCCAATCCCAATAAGCAAGTCACATTCGCTGACAGCCATATTGGCGGCATACGTCCCGTGCATGCCCAGCATGCCTAAATAAGGCGATGCCGTTAATGACACACAGCCTAAGCCCATCAGACTGGCAGTTACAGGAACTCCTGTCAGTTCTTGCAGACGGTGCAAACTATTTCCGGTATCGGAAATATTGACACCGCCGCCAATAAACAGTACTGGCCGCTTGGCAGTCAGTAAAGCGGCCACTGCTGCTTCTACCTCCTGCACTTCTCCGGTCGGCGCAGGACAGTATCCCCGTAGAAAGACCTCCTGAGGGTACGAAAAATCAAAGGAGGCATTGAATACGTCCTTGGAAATATCGACAACTACCGGCCCCGGCCGGCCCGTCCTGGCAATGTAAAAAGCCTCTTTAATGACCCGTGGCAAGTCCTCAACTTTTTTTACCAAATAGTTATGTTTGGACACTGGCGTTGTAATTCCCCGTATATCAGCCTCCTGAAAAGAATCCTTGCCAATCAAGGAAACCCCTACCTGCCCGGTAATAGCCACCATAGGCACCGAATCCATATAAGCCGTGGCAATCCCCGTAACTAAATTAGTAGCCCCCGGCCCTGATGTCGCGATACAGACCCCTACCTTGCCGGTAGCCCGCGCATATCCATCGGCGGCATGTACCGCACCCTGTTCGTGCCGGGTCAGAATATGAGGATAATCATATTTATAAAGGGCGTCATACAGGGTGAGCACCGCACCGCCTGGATAGCCAAAAACAACTTCGACCCCTTCTTGTTTCAAACATTCAATTAACGCTTCCGCACCTAACAGCTTCATTTATCTCTTCCTCCTCCACCAACAACGAGCCTTCCTTTATCTAGGCTGCCAAATCATAATACCGGGCATGACAATACACGTTCCCCTGACCCAGAAAGTCGCTATTTTAGATATCCCTCCACAACAACCTCCAGTTCTCCTGTATGCGGGTTAAACAATAAGCCATGGACCGGAACATCCTTCGGAATCAGTGGGTTAGTACGAATTTTTTGCACGACCATCTTCACATTGTCCACCGGATGATGAAAATGATCCACCCAGTCTTCCAATTCCTTTTCGATCATCTGAATGGCCTCATAAGAAATTCCTCTGTCCAGCATCTTTTTTATCAACGTGCGGGAGGAAGTGTTAGACATGCCACAATCCTTATGTCCGATGACAATAATCTCATTGACACCTAGTTCAAAAATTCCGACAACCAAACTGCGAATCGTCGCCTCAAACGGACCGGTAACCGAATTGCCGGCATTTTTAATGACCTTAACCTCACCGCGTTTGATACCCATCGCCGGTTCAAGAAACTCGACCAGCCGGGTATCCATACAGGTAAAGATGGCCAGATGCCGTTTGGGGATCTTACCGGCTTCCGTATAATTAACAAAGGCTTCCGGCAAGTGACTGACAAAATTCCGGTTGGCCTGCAATATCTCATCTAACTTGTTCATAACAAACCTCGCTTTATCGTTAATATAATTATTTACCGTTAAAATATTTTTGCCGTATATCCAATATCACATCGTCAATTCTGCTGGATACCTGCGGAATACAGTAGCCAACAAAAAGAGGCGAAGTAACAAAACGCGGCACAATCTTTACATAAATTTCATCATTCAATTGATAAAAAAATAAATTGTAGCTGTTGATATGCTTGTTAAAGTCATGCAGCAAATATCTCACAACAATCTGGATATAGTCGGCCATGACAGTTAAATATTTAATATTCTGTAATCGGATGTTAAACTCAATAAAACCAATTAACGGTCTGTCGGAAACGGTTAACGTCACGCCCTGATCCTGACGAACCAGTTTTCCGGCAAAACTCTCCGGCTTCATATTCTCTCTATAATCAATGTTCTTTAGCCCCACGATCTGCATATGAGGATGCCGTATGGTTCCACCCGAATAGGGACCATGATTTTTATAAAACAGCACCGATTTAAACTGTTTATCCTCTGACATCTCCAACCATTTTTGCACTCCAAACTGCAATAAACGGTGCAGGTGTTCCCTGCTATATAACGACAGTTCCGAATCACAGTCACAGGTTTCGATCAGCACAGTCTGAAAAGCATCCTGTAAAACAGGATATTTATTTTTTAAGAGCAAAAGCTCTCCTTCCGCCGCAATCACACCTTCCAGTTGCTCCCGGTGGCAAAAAGGACATTCTACCTGCTTATTTATGACCGTAACAGGCTTACAACCACCAATAGCCGTATCAAAGACAAGGTGCGTTTTACTAATATCCATGACTGTCTCCTATGCTTGAATTAATATCGTCAAACGATGCCGTTTCCTAGGAAATCGCCGATTAATAAACAGGATCGGCTCAAGGAGAGATTTTTCGACTGACAACGAAGAGAAACCATATTTTTCAAAGGTTCTCTGACGCAATCAGGCGAAAAAATCCATCGCGACGCAAGCTGTGAATAAATTAATAATTCCCTAGCTTACATAGTAACACATTCGCCTGTGATCTAAAATACATTTATACTAATTTATTAACAGTATATTCAACAAATCACTTTGAAATCCTGTAAACTGTAACCTAAATTGTTCTTTCTATGCCGTCCCGGCCGCTTCATTGCTGTAAACAGCGTATTGCATTACATTACGCCTGTTCACTCCGACAGCATACGGCACAATCCCTCCCATTCCTCCGGCAGGTTCCGCCGCTGCCCGTTCCCTTTATTGAGGAACTGCTGATCGCAGGAGCCGGTCGACGGGGTAAGATATATTTCGTATGAACAGGAAGAGGATATCTTTTCTAGTCTTTCCCAGCAATTGTTATTGGCATGACGGAAAATAAAAATCAGGACTGGCACAGTCAGCCTGTACCAATCCTGATAAAAATTCTTATGTTATTAACGTTTGGAAATATATTTTCTAATATCAACGGCAACAGCCGAAACAATAATGGTACCCTTGATGATGAGCTGCCAGTATGGGCTAATGCCGACGAAAGTCAGGCCATAGTTGATTACTGTCAGAATCAATACCCCTACCAGGATACCGGGAACCGTACCAATCCCACCGGCTGTCGAAACGCCACCAATAACGCAGGCAGCAATGGCATCCAGTTCATACATATTGCCGTAGTTATTGGTCGCCCCACCTGTCCGGGCTGCTTCCAATACACCGGCAAAGCCAAACAACCCGGCTGCGATAGCATAAATAACCAATAAATTCCACTTAACATTAATCCCCGACACAATGGCCGCATTCACATTGCCGCCAATTGCGTACATGTTCTTGCCCAGTTTAGTCTTGTTATAGATAACCCAAACTATGCAGGCTACTACAATCGCAATGAGAACGATATAGGGAAGCGAGTAATCACCTGTCCCAATAGATCCCGATCCCAGTGAAGTAAAATCAGTTCGTAAACCGCCGATAGGCTGTGATTCGTTTGGCTTCATATCAAAATAAAGTGAGTTTGCGCCATAGACGGCCACATACGTACCCAAGGTGGCAATAAACGGCGGCACACTTAACCGGGAAACTACCAAACCATTAATACAGCCAACCATCAGCGACGCTACGATGGCAACAATAATCGGAAGGACCAGCGGCAGCGGCGATAAACCAGGAAAAAAGAGTCTTGAATAATCCGGGCTTTGCAGCATGGAAGCCGATAGTACGGCAGCCAACCCAACTACACGGCCTGCGGAAAGGTCCACACCACCGGTAATCAAAATAAAGCCCATCCCTAACGCAATAATAATACGGGTAGCCGATTGCAGGAGCACATCACGGAATGTGCTAATGGATAAGAAGTTAGTGTTATATACAGCAATCGCTACAATCAAAGCAAGTAAAACAAAATAGATTGCATACTGTGCCAAAAAATCCTTGGCTTTTTTCGTATCCATATTCAGATAAACCTCCCTTGTCTACGCCATATACAGCGTGGCATGACGCATAATCTCTTCTTCTGTTGCATTTTCCCGGTCAATAATTCCGGTCAGCCGCCCTTCGCACATGACCATGATTCGATCGGACATTCCCAAAAGTTCGGGCATTTCTGAAGAAATCATGACAATGCTTTTTCCCTGTCTGGCCAGTTCCGCAATAATCGTATAAATTTCAAATTTAGCTCCAACGTCAATCCCACGGGTTGGTTCATCCAGCAGCAATATCTCTGGTTCCGTAAGCAGCCAGCGGCCAATTAACACTTTTTGCTGATTACCGCCGGACAGATTCTTCATTAACTCCTTTTCGGAAGGAGTTTTTACACGGATTTTTTTAATATTGTCAATAGCGTCTTGACGCATTCTTTTCTCATCTAATAGAAGATACGGTGTCTGGTAACGGTCTAAGCTGGCAATTGCCGTGTTCTCCGTTACAGGAAGTACCGGGAATATACCGGTAACACGCCGCTCTTCAGTCAACAAGGCAATTTTGTATTTTTTGGCATCCGACGGCGAGTGAATCCGTACTTCTTTACCTTCAATATAGAACTTGCCCGCACTAACCGCTCGCAAACCAAAAATGGCTTCTACAAGCTCGGTGCGCTGCGCCCCTACCAGGCCGCCAATGCCCAGAATTTCACCTTTACGTAATTCAAATGATATGTTCTTAAAAGATCGCGGATTGGGAGAAGTAAGATTTTCTACTTTTAATACCACATCGCCCGGAATATTGTGTTTTTCCGGAAAACGCTGAGACAAATCACGTCCCACCATTTTCGAAATAATCATATCCGTAGTCATTTCTTTTGCCTGCCAGGTACCAATGTATTTACCGTCCCGCATGATGGTGACATCATCGGATATTTGCAAGATTTCCTCCATCTTGTGGGAAATATAAATGATCGAAACACCACGTTTACGTAAATCACGAATAATACGGAATAAATGCTCAACCTCATTACCAGTCAACGAAGATGTCGGTTCATCCATTACAATAAGTTTGGAGTGAAAGGATACGGCTTTTGCTATTTCAATGGATTGTATCTTAGATACGGACAAGGTTTTCACCAACGTATGGGGACTCAGATCAATCTCCAGATCTTTAAACAATTGCGCCGTGTCATCATACATTTTTTTGTGATCAATAAACTGAAAAGGGCCTACTCCCTTCTGGGGAAACCGCCCCAGCCACACATTTTCCATAACGCTGCGCTGCGGCACAGGATGCAATTCTTGGTGGATCATGGATATTCCATAATTGAGAGCATCTTTGGAATTCTTAATCTCCAGTTTCTCACCATTCAGAAATATTTCTCCCGCATCAGGATAGTAAATGCCAAACAGACATTTCATCAGTGTCGACTTGCCTGCACCGTTTTCCCCCATAAGGGCATGAACAGTGCCCGGTCGCACCTTAAGCATTACATCATCTAACGCTTTTACGCCTGGAAATTCCTTGGATATATGATTCATTTCAAGTAAATATTGTATTTCCGACATGATACCACCTCTCTTTCCAAAGGCTTTAAAATCAAAGGCAAGGAACCACACTTATTACCTTGGCCCTTGCCTTTTCATTTAACTTAAAAAGAACTTTTCCAGACGATTACAGGAAATTATTTTGCGTCGTTTATGTTATCCTTGGTAATTTTCTTGTAATCAATCCAGATGTATTTGCCATCAGTAATGTCATAGCCTACATTGTCTTTCGAAGGAGCTTGACCTAAAGCAAGAACAGTAGCCAGGTTAGTTGTAGCTTTACCCTGATTTACTGCGTCGTTCAGAACCGTACCATACAGAGTGCCATCTTCCAGTGCTTTCAGAGCCGGAGCCGTAGCATCAACACCTACAACAGGCATAAATTTGCCGTTTTGGAAATAACCTTTGGCTTTCAATGCTTCGATAGCACCCAATGCCATGTCGTCATTGTTGGCAAGTACACAATCAATGTTGTCATGAGCAGCCAGGAAAGCAGCCATTTTTTCCTGTCCTTTTACGCGGTCCCACATAGCGGTATCTTCAGCAACTTTTTCCACTTTCAGACCGGCATCTTCCATAGCTTTGATGGAATATTTGGTCCGCAGTTCAGCATCTTGATGGCCTGGTTCGCCTTTAATCATGACATAGTGGATGATGCCATCTTTGGTCGGATGAGCTTTAAAATAATCCACCAGCAATTGGCCTTCCATCGTACCGGACTGTTCGGCTTTCGCGCCTACATAATATACTTTATCCCACTTTTTCATATCTTCCGGCAGAGGTTCGCGGTTTAAGAATACGATAGGAATATTAGCTTTTTGAGCTTTGTCAATTAACACGCCTGCTGCACTGCGGTCTACAGGGTTAATGGCCAACGCTTTTACTTTCTTATTGATAAACAAATCGACCTTGTCATTTTGAGTTGGTTGAGAGTTCTGGCTGTCAACAATATCTACTTGGGCTTTTCCTTCTGCAGCTTTTGAGATGGCGCTGCGTACGCCCGACATAAAGGTGTCATCAAATTTGTAAATCGCTACACCAATTGTCGGTTTGCCACCATCATCTTTCTTTGCATCCCCCTGTTGACCACCTGACGAGCAGCCAGCCACCAGTGCTCCAGCAAGCAATGTTGACAGAATAAGCGCTTTCCAATTCCTTTTCACTAATAACCCTCCTATACATGATTTGTGTGGAATATTGCAAATATAAAGCAGAAACCGCTCCTTAACAGCCAGACCGTTCCTTAAACGCATCCACAGATTCTGCTCTATAATACTGCCGGTATTGTACTCTAAAAATACCTAGGAACTATTTTAACTCTCACGGAACTTCATTAAATACTTTATTAATTCAGTCATATCTTCATCCAGAATAACCCATTAATCCAGTAGCTTCAACACCTCTTTTCTAGATATGTAAACTTCGAAATCAAAAGTTTACAAGAGTCTTCTCTTTGCCTTATCACAAATGACTAGACAAGATGCAACTCTTCATACTTTTTTAAATTCTTATATAAGTATAATTAGTCATAACTTTCAAAAATCCTCTTCGCAAATAAGTTTTTTTTATTTTTTCATTCAATATTATCTGACTTTTTTCGCAACTTACCTTTCTTTATTTTACTTTTTCCGCTATATAGGCATTTGCAACGAAAAAAGACAGCTTCTACTTTTTTTAAGCAAAAGCTGTCTCTTTAAACTTCCCTATTTTCCTGCCCTTATCCATTGCAGGAAGAGTACTTTTCCCACCGCGGCAGCATTTCCTTGACAATATGAGCAACACCATGGCGGTCATTAGTTAACGACACATGCTGACAAACGTCTTTAACGGCCTCTTTGGCATTGCCGATGGCCACACCGAAACCTACCCGTTCCAGCATAGAAATGTCGTTATAATGATCACCGATGGCCATAATATCCCACATAGAAATTTGCAAATAATCGGCCAGGTATTCCAGGGCATTGCCCTTTGACGCGCGGGCATCGATCATTTCAAACAAATCATCGGCCGCTACAGTCATCGTAACCCCCGGATACTGCCGGAAATAGTCCCGGCCCGCTTGCA is from Propionispora vibrioides and encodes:
- the ilvB gene encoding biosynthetic-type acetolactate synthase large subunit, with protein sequence MKLLGAEALIECLKQEGVEVVFGYPGGAVLTLYDALYKYDYPHILTRHEQGAVHAADGYARATGKVGVCIATSGPGATNLVTGIATAYMDSVPMVAITGQVGVSLIGKDSFQEADIRGITTPVSKHNYLVKKVEDLPRVIKEAFYIARTGRPGPVVVDISKDVFNASFDFSYPQEVFLRGYCPAPTGEVQEVEAAVAALLTAKRPVLFIGGGVNISDTGNSLHRLQELTGVPVTASLMGLGCVSLTASPYLGMLGMHGTYAANMAVSECDLLIGIGVRFDDRVTGSVNDFAAGAKIIHFDIDPAEINKNIRADSRVVGDLRWSLPLLCEKLAELDLTDWKQQVAASWCSRLEEWKRKQPLSYHPIPGTIMPQEVIRTVSRLTEGNAVIVTDVGQHQMWTAQFYDFCNQRSLLTSGGLGTMGYGLPAAIGAQVGLPDVPVILFTGDGGIMMNCQEMATAANNGLPLKIVVMNNQVLGMVSQWQRMFYGGRYSHTSLRGKTDFVKLAEAMGVTGLRVTEPELLEATLAEALRLPGPVLVEVELPETEDVLPMVPAGGRLNQMILGEGSGNK
- a CDS encoding beta-class carbonic anhydrase; amino-acid sequence: MNKLDEILQANRNFVSHLPEAFVNYTEAGKIPKRHLAIFTCMDTRLVEFLEPAMGIKRGEVKVIKNAGNSVTGPFEATIRSLVVGIFELGVNEIIVIGHKDCGMSNTSSRTLIKKMLDRGISYEAIQMIEKELEDWVDHFHHPVDNVKMVVQKIRTNPLIPKDVPVHGLLFNPHTGELEVVVEGYLK
- a CDS encoding DUF4931 domain-containing protein, with amino-acid sequence MDISKTHLVFDTAIGGCKPVTVINKQVECPFCHREQLEGVIAAEGELLLLKNKYPVLQDAFQTVLIETCDCDSELSLYSREHLHRLLQFGVQKWLEMSEDKQFKSVLFYKNHGPYSGGTIRHPHMQIVGLKNIDYRENMKPESFAGKLVRQDQGVTLTVSDRPLIGFIEFNIRLQNIKYLTVMADYIQIVVRYLLHDFNKHINSYNLFFYQLNDEIYVKIVPRFVTSPLFVGYCIPQVSSRIDDVILDIRQKYFNGK
- the mglC gene encoding galactose/methyl galactoside ABC transporter permease MglC, whose protein sequence is MDTKKAKDFLAQYAIYFVLLALIVAIAVYNTNFLSISTFRDVLLQSATRIIIALGMGFILITGGVDLSAGRVVGLAAVLSASMLQSPDYSRLFFPGLSPLPLVLPIIVAIVASLMVGCINGLVVSRLSVPPFIATLGTYVAVYGANSLYFDMKPNESQPIGGLRTDFTSLGSGSIGTGDYSLPYIVLIAIVVACIVWVIYNKTKLGKNMYAIGGNVNAAIVSGINVKWNLLVIYAIAAGLFGFAGVLEAARTGGATNNYGNMYELDAIAACVIGGVSTAGGIGTVPGILVGVLILTVINYGLTFVGISPYWQLIIKGTIIVSAVAVDIRKYISKR
- a CDS encoding sugar ABC transporter ATP-binding protein; amino-acid sequence: MSEIQYLLEMNHISKEFPGVKALDDVMLKVRPGTVHALMGENGAGKSTLMKCLFGIYYPDAGEIFLNGEKLEIKNSKDALNYGISMIHQELHPVPQRSVMENVWLGRFPQKGVGPFQFIDHKKMYDDTAQLFKDLEIDLSPHTLVKTLSVSKIQSIEIAKAVSFHSKLIVMDEPTSSLTGNEVEHLFRIIRDLRKRGVSIIYISHKMEEILQISDDVTIMRDGKYIGTWQAKEMTTDMIISKMVGRDLSQRFPEKHNIPGDVVLKVENLTSPNPRSFKNISFELRKGEILGIGGLVGAQRTELVEAIFGLRAVSAGKFYIEGKEVRIHSPSDAKKYKIALLTEERRVTGIFPVLPVTENTAIASLDRYQTPYLLLDEKRMRQDAIDNIKKIRVKTPSEKELMKNLSGGNQQKVLIGRWLLTEPEILLLDEPTRGIDVGAKFEIYTIIAELARQGKSIVMISSEMPELLGMSDRIMVMCEGRLTGIIDRENATEEEIMRHATLYMA
- a CDS encoding galactose ABC transporter substrate-binding protein, translating into MKRNWKALILSTLLAGALVAGCSSGGQQGDAKKDDGGKPTIGVAIYKFDDTFMSGVRSAISKAAEGKAQVDIVDSQNSQPTQNDKVDLFINKKVKALAINPVDRSAAGVLIDKAQKANIPIVFLNREPLPEDMKKWDKVYYVGAKAEQSGTMEGQLLVDYFKAHPTKDGIIHYVMIKGEPGHQDAELRTKYSIKAMEDAGLKVEKVAEDTAMWDRVKGQEKMAAFLAAHDNIDCVLANNDDMALGAIEALKAKGYFQNGKFMPVVGVDATAPALKALEDGTLYGTVLNDAVNQGKATTNLATVLALGQAPSKDNVGYDITDGKYIWIDYKKITKDNINDAK